In one Musa acuminata AAA Group cultivar baxijiao chromosome BXJ2-5, Cavendish_Baxijiao_AAA, whole genome shotgun sequence genomic region, the following are encoded:
- the LOC103985855 gene encoding uncharacterized protein LOC103985855, with protein MSFSGAIAYRATASIVVAPLLVLVVIYACLWPLGVPTAFFRLQHGANTTEITPKDELEAALEAVAMENRTLIIAILNKAYVEQNAMLDLFLQSLGEGEDTEFLVDHLLFVAVDQRAFNRCRTLELHCYNLVTEGVDFSKEVFYMSDAFNNMMWRRTLFLGDVLRRGYNFIFTDMDVMWLRNPISQLYRDGEDLQMSSDCYSCNPFDNSFFNTGFYFVTANNKTIALFDEWYARRNNSKGMKDQDVLQKMKREGAFTRLGLKVRALETTYFSGFCQMSQDLRKVITVHANCCASMKAKLIDLRSVLEAWKVSNSNGTSNATTTAWPPSSETSLYFACGQTEITRKDELEAALEGVAMENRTLIIAILNKAYVEQNAMLDLFLQSLREGEDTEFLIDHLLFVAVDQRAFNRCRTLELHCYNLVTEGVDFSKEVFYMSDAFNNMMWRRTLFLGDVLRRGYSFIFTDMDVMWLRNPFSQLSRDREDLQMSSDFYYGKPFNNSNFNTGFYFVTANKKTVALFDEWYAWRNNSKGMKEQDVLQKMKKEGAFTRLGLKVRYLETAYFSGFCQMSQDLRKVITVHANCCASMKAKLIDLRCVLEAWKVSNSNGTSNATTTAWPPVKGICLHDTATKQHNATKH; from the exons ATGAGCTTCTCCGGCGCCATCGCCTACCGTGCCACCGCGTCCATCGTCGTCGCCCCTCTTCTCGTTTTGGTCGTCATCTATGCCTGCTTATGGCCGCTTGGAGTACCCACAGCTTTCTTCCGCTTGCAACATGGTGCAAATACG ACGGAGATTACCCCAAAAGATGAACTGGAAGCAGCACTAGAGGCGGTCGCCATGGAGAACAGGACTTTGATCATCGCGATACTGAACAAGGCGTACGTGGAGCAGAACGCGATGCTGGATCTGTTCTTGCAAAGTCTTGGAGAAGGGGAGGACACCGAATTCTTGGTCGACCATCTTCTCTTCGTCGCCGTCGACCAGAGGGCCTTCAACAGATGCCGCACCCTGGAGCTTCACTGTTACAATCTCGTAACCGAGGGCGTCGACTTCTCCAAGGAGGTCTTCTACATGTCTGATGCATTCAACAACATGATGTGGCGAAGAACTCTCTTCCTCGGAGATGTCCTCCGGCGCGGATACAACTTCATCTTCACC GATATGGATGTCATGTGGCTACGGAATCCGATCTCACAGTTGTATCGTGATGGAGAGGACCTTCAGATGAGCAGTGATTGCTACTCCTGCAACCCATTCGATAACTCCTTCTTCAACACCGGCTTCTATTTCGTGACAGCAAACAACAAGACCATAGCACTGTTCGACGAGTGGTATGCGAGGAGGAACAACTCGAAAGGCATGAAAGATCAAGATGTGTTGCAGAAGATGAAGAGGGAGGGCGCGTTCACGCGGCTGGGGCTGAAAGTGAGGGCCTTGGAGACTACCTATTTTAGTGGGTTCTGTCAAATGAGTCAGGACTTGAGGAAAGTGATTACGGTTCATGCGAACTGTTGTGCCAGCATGAAAGCTAAGCTCATAGACCTGAGATCTGTGCTTGAAGCTTGGAAggttagcaactcgaatggcacatCAAATGCTACTACGACTGCATGGCCTCCG AGCTCAGAAACTAGCTTGTATTTTGCGTGTGGTCAGACGGAGATTACCCGAAAAGATGAACTGGAAGCAGCACTAGAGGGGGTCGCCATGGAGAACAGGACTTTGATCATCGCGATACTGAACAAGGCGTACGTGGAGCAGAACGCGATGCTGGATCTGTTCTTGCAAAGTCTTCGAGAAGGGGaggacaccgaattcttgatcgacCACCTTCTTTTCGTCGCCGTCGACCAGAGGGCCTTCAACAGATGCCGCACCCTGGAGCTTCACTGTTACAATCTCGTAACCGAGGGCGTCGACTTCTCCAAGGAGGTCTTCTACATGTCTGATGCATTCAACAACATGATGTGGAGAAGAACTCTCTTCCTCGGAGATGTCCTCCGGCGCGGATACAGCTTCATCTTCACC GATATGGATGTCATGTGGCTACGGAATCCGTTCTCACAGTTGTCTCGTGATCGAGAGGACCTTCAGATGAGCAGTGACTTCTACTACGGCAAACCATTCAATAACTCCAACTTCAACACCGGTTTCTATTTCGTGACAGCAAACAAGAAGACCGTAGCACTGTTCGACGAGTGGTATGCGTGGAGGAACAACTCGAAAGGCATGAAAGAACAAGATGTGCTGCAGAAGATGAAGAAGGAGGGAGCGTTCACGCGGCTGGGGCTGAAAGTGAGGTACCTGGAGACTGCCTATTTTAGTGGGTTCTGTCAAATGAGTCAGGACTTGAGGAAAGTGATTACGGTTCATGCGAACTGTTGTGCCAGCATGAAAGCTAAGCTCATAGACCTGAGATGTGTGCTTGAAGCTTGGAAggttagcaactcgaatggcacatCAAATGCTACTACGACTGCATGGCCTCCGGTCAAGGGAATCTGCTTGCACGACACTGCCACCAAGCAGCACAATGCCACAAAGCACTGA